The genomic interval AATTAATTAAAACGAGAAAACAGAAGAGGGATTTGCTCAGAAAAATGGGGGTTGACTATTTTTATGTTATTAACTTTACCCCTTCTTTTGCTAAAAAATCCCCAGAGGAATTTGTTGACGAGGTTTTAATAGATTCTTTGGGGGCAAAAAAGGTTTTTGTGGGATTTAACTTCGCATTTGGTAGAGATAGAAGCGGAGACCTCTCTTTTTTAAAAAAACAGGGTGAAAAAAAAGGGTTTGATGTAATAGCGGTACCTCCTGTTAAAGTTGATGGAGAGATTGTTTCAAGTTCCTTAATCAGAAAACTGCTTGAAGAGGGTATGGTTAAGAAAGCAAATAAGTTTTTAGGAAGGCATTATTATCTTGAAGGGATTGTAATCCATGGGGAACAAAGGGGGAGAAAAATAGGTTTCCCAACTGCTAATATTATTACTGAAAATGAACTTGTTCCCAGATTAGGGGTTTATGCTTCATACACAAAACTAAACAGTATAAATTATCCCAGCATTACAAATATTGGCTATAAACCAACCTTTGGAAGTGAAAAGATTATTGTTGAAACATATATATTTGATTTTGACAGAGAAATTTATGGGGAACTAATAGAGGTAAAGTTTGTGGATTTCATAAGGCCTGAAAAGAAATTTTCAGGGGTTGATGAACTTGTAAAAGAGATAAAAGCGAATTGTGAACAGTGTAAAAACATTCTAAAAAGAAATGGATTTTTAGAAAAATTAATTTAGAAGAAACTTTTTTTTATATAAAATGCTTGATTTAACTTTTTTAAACTATTACAATTAAGACAAGAATTTTACTTTTTAGGAGTGGATTTATGAAAATTAGAAAAAAAGTTTTATTTTTTGCAATGTTTCTAATGATTTTTGCCGGTATGTCTTATGCTGAGATTACAGTTGAAAAGCATTGGACTCCGTATAATCCTCCTAC from Thermotomaculum hydrothermale carries:
- a CDS encoding bifunctional riboflavin kinase/FAD synthetase, which produces MKTFFHRESDFSLNASVVTIGNFDGVHLGHQKIINLAKESAEKMQLPLVVVSFDPHPGKVLYPANAPKLIKTRKQKRDLLRKMGVDYFYVINFTPSFAKKSPEEFVDEVLIDSLGAKKVFVGFNFAFGRDRSGDLSFLKKQGEKKGFDVIAVPPVKVDGEIVSSSLIRKLLEEGMVKKANKFLGRHYYLEGIVIHGEQRGRKIGFPTANIITENELVPRLGVYASYTKLNSINYPSITNIGYKPTFGSEKIIVETYIFDFDREIYGELIEVKFVDFIRPEKKFSGVDELVKEIKANCEQCKNILKRNGFLEKLI